The following coding sequences are from one Hymenobacter sp. DG25A window:
- a CDS encoding TldD/PmbA family protein: protein MKRRDFVGITGLATGALFLPSLPGFAGALVSPEQLLEGGLDVAVKKRLADAALNAAKAAGATYTDVRIGRYLNQGIFTREKQVQNILSSESFGAGVRVIANGTWGFASTNTVTEAGLAKAAQLAVQIAKANAKVQKEQVRLAPQKGYGEVSWKAPIKQNAFEVPVKDKVDLLLAANAKALENGASFVNSVLFQVNEQKYFASTDGSYIDQDIHRIYPTFGVTVVDRTSGKFRSRQALSSPMGMGYEYLTPKAEDKVAGPQGSDVVGYKYSYDMLEDAARAAKQAKEKLSCKSVTPGKYDLVLDPHHLGLTIHESVGHPLELDRVLGYEANYAGTSFATLEWKKLGKPYGSKQVNIVADKLQPGSLGAVGYDDEGVKTKEWNLIKEGTLVDYEKIRDQAHMVGQNESDGCCYAQSWKDVQFQRMPNVSLKPGAAKLSVDDMVKNVDKGIYIAGNGSFSIDQQRYNFQFGGQVFYAIEKGKITGMLEDVAYQSNTQEFWNSCSAVCDQSDYRFAGFFNDGKGQPSQSSAVSHGSSTTRFNGVNVINTARKIG from the coding sequence TTGAAAAGACGTGATTTTGTGGGCATAACCGGTCTGGCGACTGGCGCCTTGTTTCTGCCCAGCCTGCCCGGCTTTGCCGGCGCACTCGTCAGCCCCGAGCAACTGCTGGAGGGTGGCCTTGATGTAGCCGTGAAAAAGCGCCTGGCCGACGCCGCCCTGAACGCGGCGAAAGCCGCCGGCGCCACCTATACCGATGTGCGCATTGGCCGCTACCTCAACCAGGGCATTTTCACCCGCGAAAAGCAGGTGCAGAACATCCTCAGCTCGGAGAGCTTTGGGGCCGGCGTGCGCGTAATTGCCAACGGCACCTGGGGCTTTGCATCTACCAATACCGTAACGGAAGCCGGCCTGGCTAAAGCGGCCCAGCTGGCGGTGCAGATTGCCAAGGCCAATGCCAAAGTACAGAAGGAGCAGGTGCGGCTGGCGCCCCAGAAAGGCTACGGCGAGGTGAGCTGGAAAGCACCCATCAAGCAAAACGCTTTTGAAGTACCCGTAAAAGATAAAGTAGACCTGCTGCTGGCGGCCAACGCCAAAGCCCTGGAAAACGGCGCGAGCTTCGTGAATTCGGTGCTGTTTCAGGTGAACGAGCAGAAGTACTTTGCCTCCACGGATGGCTCCTACATCGACCAGGATATTCACCGCATTTACCCCACGTTTGGGGTAACGGTGGTCGACCGTACCTCGGGTAAGTTTCGCAGTCGGCAGGCGCTGAGCTCCCCCATGGGCATGGGCTACGAGTACCTCACGCCCAAGGCCGAGGATAAAGTAGCTGGCCCCCAGGGCTCCGATGTAGTGGGCTACAAGTACAGCTACGACATGCTGGAAGATGCCGCCCGCGCCGCCAAGCAGGCCAAGGAAAAGCTCAGCTGCAAATCCGTAACACCTGGCAAGTACGACCTGGTGCTGGACCCGCACCACCTGGGCCTGACCATTCACGAATCCGTTGGCCACCCGTTGGAGCTGGACCGCGTGCTGGGCTACGAGGCCAACTACGCGGGCACCTCCTTCGCTACGCTGGAATGGAAAAAGCTGGGCAAGCCCTACGGCTCCAAGCAGGTGAACATTGTAGCTGATAAGCTGCAGCCCGGCTCGCTGGGCGCGGTGGGGTACGATGATGAAGGCGTGAAAACCAAGGAGTGGAACCTGATCAAGGAAGGCACGCTGGTGGACTATGAAAAAATCCGGGACCAGGCGCACATGGTTGGCCAGAACGAGTCTGACGGGTGCTGCTATGCGCAGTCCTGGAAAGACGTGCAGTTCCAGCGCATGCCGAACGTGAGCCTGAAGCCGGGAGCTGCCAAGCTCAGTGTGGACGACATGGTGAAGAACGTGGATAAAGGCATTTACATAGCCGGCAACGGGTCCTTCTCCATTGACCAGCAGCGCTACAACTTCCAGTTTGGCGGACAGGTGTTTTATGCCATTGAGAAAGGCAAAATCACGGGCATGCTGGAGGATGTGGCCTATCAGTCGAACACCCAGGAATTCTGGAACAGCTGCTCGGCCGTTTGCGACCAGTCGGACTACCGGTTTGCGGGCTTCTTCAACGATGGCAAGGGCCAGCCCAGCCAAAGCTCGGCCGTGAGCCACGGCTCCAGCACCACGCGCTTCAATGGTGTAAACGTCATCAACACGGCCCGCAAAATTGGGTAA
- a CDS encoding TldD/PmbA family protein, protein MPILSQEESQAILKKVLSFSQADECAGTLQGRLSGNIRYARNNVSTAGMSDNVSLVVEARFGKKSGVATCNQFDDATLRQCVKRAEEIARLAPEDPEYVPMLGPQQYLTPATFVPATAAITPDMRAQAAGDSIALCESRKLTSAGFLEDASSFQALRNSKGLEAYQQFTNIDYSVTVRTADGKGSGYAVADFADVKSFDAKALTKRAADKAATSVNARAIEPGKYTVILEPAALVSDEGLLNRLVYALDAREADEGRSFLSKKGGGNKTGEKLFDDRISIYTDPQNATAPGGVFDNEGLPVKRMPWIEKGVVKNLYYTRFWAQKNKVEPSAFAGNFVMSGGTQSLEEMIKGTAKGILVTRLWYIRDVDPQTLLVTGLTRDGTFYIENGKIKFPIKNMRFNESPVIMLNNVEALGKPVRLGGNVIPPLKIRDFTFTSLSDAV, encoded by the coding sequence ATGCCTATCCTTTCCCAAGAAGAGTCTCAGGCTATCCTGAAAAAAGTACTCAGCTTCTCGCAGGCTGATGAGTGCGCGGGCACGCTGCAGGGCCGCCTCAGCGGCAACATCCGCTACGCCCGCAACAACGTGAGCACCGCGGGCATGTCCGATAACGTGTCGTTGGTTGTGGAAGCGCGCTTCGGCAAGAAATCCGGCGTGGCTACCTGCAACCAGTTTGATGACGCCACGCTGCGCCAGTGCGTGAAGCGGGCCGAGGAAATTGCGCGCCTGGCGCCCGAAGACCCGGAATACGTGCCCATGCTAGGGCCGCAGCAGTACCTCACGCCGGCCACGTTTGTCCCCGCCACGGCGGCCATTACGCCGGATATGCGGGCGCAGGCGGCCGGCGACAGTATTGCCCTTTGCGAAAGCCGCAAGCTTACGTCAGCCGGTTTTCTGGAAGATGCGTCTTCGTTTCAGGCCCTGCGCAACAGCAAAGGACTGGAAGCCTACCAGCAGTTCACCAACATTGACTACAGCGTAACAGTGCGCACAGCCGACGGCAAAGGCTCCGGCTATGCCGTGGCCGACTTTGCCGATGTGAAGAGCTTCGATGCCAAGGCCCTCACCAAGCGTGCCGCTGATAAAGCCGCGACTTCGGTGAATGCCCGCGCCATTGAGCCCGGCAAGTACACCGTGATTCTGGAGCCGGCCGCTCTGGTATCGGATGAAGGGCTTTTGAACCGCCTGGTGTATGCCCTGGACGCCCGCGAAGCCGACGAAGGCCGCTCGTTTCTGAGCAAAAAAGGCGGCGGCAACAAAACCGGCGAGAAGCTCTTCGATGACCGCATCAGCATCTACACTGACCCGCAGAACGCCACGGCGCCGGGTGGAGTGTTTGATAACGAGGGGCTACCTGTGAAGCGCATGCCCTGGATTGAAAAGGGCGTGGTGAAAAACCTGTACTACACCCGCTTCTGGGCTCAGAAAAACAAGGTAGAGCCCAGCGCATTCGCCGGCAACTTTGTGATGAGCGGCGGCACCCAGAGCCTGGAGGAAATGATTAAGGGCACCGCCAAAGGTATTCTGGTCACGCGCCTGTGGTATATCCGCGACGTGGACCCACAAACCCTGCTGGTCACCGGCCTCACGCGGGATGGCACGTTCTACATTGAGAACGGGAAGATCAAATTCCCCATCAAAAACATGCGCTTCAACGAAAGCCCGGTGATTATGCTCAACAACGTGGAAGCCCTGGGCAAACCCGTGCGCTTGGGCGGCAACGTTATACCGCCCCTGAAAATCCGGGACTTCACGTTCACCAGCTTGTCGGACGCGGTGTAG
- a CDS encoding porin family protein — MKKLILLLAGLLVGGAASAQIGLKGGLNAAVLDGEQISQKTEYNYTYHAGLFYTYNLVGALSIRPELLYSLQGADFKAAQEDYETKLHYLNLPILLDLKISRLHLQAGPQFGMLLTAKQAGTVLVSYDPATQMETYGSVSHQVNDQYKKQDFSLCVGAELELLAGLRAGGRFNAGLTDIADYKDVRSPDDPHLKNRVVQAYLAFQLGGK, encoded by the coding sequence ATGAAAAAACTTATCCTGCTGCTGGCCGGCCTGTTGGTGGGCGGCGCGGCTTCCGCTCAAATAGGCCTGAAAGGCGGCCTGAATGCTGCCGTACTCGATGGGGAGCAAATCAGCCAGAAAACGGAGTACAACTATACCTATCACGCCGGCCTGTTCTACACTTACAATCTGGTAGGCGCGCTTTCCATCCGGCCGGAGCTGCTTTACTCCCTGCAGGGGGCTGACTTTAAAGCCGCCCAAGAAGACTACGAAACCAAGCTGCACTATCTGAACCTGCCCATCCTGCTCGACCTCAAAATCAGCCGCCTGCACCTGCAGGCCGGGCCGCAGTTTGGGATGCTGCTCACAGCCAAACAGGCCGGTACCGTGCTGGTGAGCTACGACCCCGCCACCCAGATGGAAACCTACGGCAGCGTAAGCCACCAGGTAAACGACCAGTACAAAAAGCAGGATTTCAGTCTGTGCGTGGGCGCCGAGCTGGAGCTGCTGGCCGGCCTGCGCGCCGGCGGCCGTTTCAACGCGGGCCTCACCGATATTGCTGACTACAAAGACGTGCGCAGCCCCGATGATCCGCACCTCAAAAACCGCGTGGTGCAGGCCTATCTAGCGTTTCAGCTGGGGGGCAAGTAG
- a CDS encoding DUF4159 domain-containing protein codes for MPAPFTFVRLSYHSGDWDAVDERMPANLLHSLVEYTKVPIAAKEKVVALDSEELFRYPFCYLSGHRLVQFSEQEKKNFTQYVRGGGFVFVDDCNHDIDGLFARSFEEQMRQCFGAGALRKIPNTHPLYFQFFKFKEGPPPTAFELNGWGDDLVHDYLKGIEINGRLGVLYSNKDYGCEWDYDFRNKRFLAEDNTKFGVNILLYALTV; via the coding sequence ATGCCCGCCCCGTTCACCTTCGTACGCCTCAGCTACCACTCCGGCGACTGGGATGCCGTGGACGAACGGATGCCCGCCAACCTGCTGCACTCCCTGGTGGAGTACACCAAAGTGCCCATTGCCGCGAAGGAAAAAGTAGTGGCCCTGGACTCTGAGGAGCTGTTTCGCTACCCGTTCTGCTACCTTTCCGGCCACCGGCTGGTGCAGTTCTCAGAGCAGGAGAAAAAGAACTTCACGCAGTATGTGCGCGGCGGCGGGTTTGTGTTTGTCGATGACTGCAACCACGATATCGACGGGCTTTTTGCGCGCTCTTTTGAGGAGCAGATGCGCCAGTGTTTCGGGGCCGGGGCGCTGCGCAAAATCCCGAACACGCACCCGCTCTACTTCCAGTTTTTCAAATTTAAGGAAGGTCCGCCGCCTACCGCTTTCGAGCTCAACGGCTGGGGCGACGACCTGGTGCACGACTACCTGAAAGGCATCGAAATAAACGGCCGCCTGGGCGTGCTCTATTCCAACAAAGACTACGGCTGCGAGTGGGACTACGACTTCCGCAACAAGCGCTTCCTGGCCGAAGACAACACCAAGTTTGGGGTCAATATTTTACTGTATGCTCTAACTGTGTAA
- a CDS encoding AAA family ATPase yields MTEQELRLLLAKLAPLRQEIGKVIVGQQQVLDEVLVALLAGGHALLEGVPGLAKTLLVRTLAAATDLPFRRIQFTPDLMPTDILGTEVLEEDHGTGHRSFKFNEGPIFASLVLADEINRTPPKTQAALLEAMQEGHVTYAGQEHALPQPFFLLATQNPIEQSGTYPLPEAQLDRFLLYIRMGYPSEQEELAVLSGTTGTHRAEVNSVLSGPDIRQLQELVRQVSMSPELLDFVNRLVRATRPTTSTVPFIQQYGRWGAGPRAGQALILCAKARALLQGRFAATPDDVHTLAPAVLRHRVLLNFNAEAENITPDDAVVELLKAVKL; encoded by the coding sequence ATGACTGAACAAGAACTCCGCCTGCTGCTTGCCAAACTCGCCCCACTCCGTCAGGAAATTGGCAAGGTCATCGTGGGCCAGCAGCAGGTGCTGGACGAAGTCCTGGTAGCCCTGCTGGCGGGCGGGCACGCGCTGCTGGAAGGCGTGCCGGGTCTGGCCAAAACGCTGCTGGTGCGCACCCTGGCCGCCGCTACGGATCTGCCTTTTCGCCGCATACAGTTTACCCCGGATCTGATGCCCACCGATATTCTGGGCACCGAGGTGCTGGAAGAGGACCACGGTACCGGGCACCGGTCCTTCAAATTCAACGAAGGCCCCATTTTCGCCAGCCTGGTTTTGGCGGATGAAATCAACCGCACGCCGCCCAAAACCCAGGCGGCGCTGCTGGAAGCCATGCAGGAAGGCCACGTCACCTACGCCGGGCAGGAACACGCGCTGCCCCAGCCGTTTTTCCTGCTGGCCACCCAGAACCCCATTGAGCAGAGCGGCACCTACCCGCTGCCGGAAGCCCAGCTCGACCGTTTTCTACTCTACATCCGCATGGGCTACCCTTCGGAGCAGGAAGAGCTGGCCGTCCTCAGCGGCACCACCGGCACCCACCGGGCCGAGGTGAACTCCGTGCTCAGCGGCCCCGATATCCGGCAGCTGCAGGAGCTGGTGCGGCAGGTGAGCATGAGTCCGGAGCTGCTCGATTTTGTGAACCGCCTGGTGCGCGCCACCCGGCCCACTACCTCCACGGTGCCTTTCATCCAGCAATACGGCCGCTGGGGCGCGGGGCCGCGGGCCGGGCAGGCGCTTATTCTATGCGCTAAAGCCCGGGCCCTGTTGCAGGGTCGGTTTGCGGCCACGCCGGATGATGTGCACACGCTGGCCCCGGCCGTGCTGCGCCACCGCGTGCTGCTGAACTTCAACGCCGAAGCCGAGAATATTACTCCGGATGATGCGGTAGTGGAGCTGTTGAAAGCGGTGAAGCTTTAA
- a CDS encoding DUF58 domain-containing protein produces the protein MLSPELLHSLKNLPLAARQAAEEFMHGQHESRQRGSGLEFSQYRPYQPGDDLRRLDWRLAARSDRYYIRESEVEASLTVHLLLDATASMNHRDDNGLTKLDYARLVLAALAYLAQQQGDAVALTILHPAGLQHIPARNDTRQLARIFHALEQTTAQGQFPEPPALASLASTRRRSLTICVSDLYEAEGEIMDLLVRLRAATGEVLLLHLLAHNEQHFTFRGSLTMEDLETGRTLQLDADQQRATWQQNLTAWLRDTASDARRQGFDYHLLTTNEPLTRAMREFLHRRRFLLR, from the coding sequence ATGCTTTCCCCCGAACTCCTGCACTCGCTGAAAAACCTGCCGCTGGCTGCCCGGCAGGCTGCGGAGGAGTTTATGCACGGGCAGCATGAAAGCCGGCAGCGGGGCTCGGGGCTGGAGTTCAGCCAGTACCGCCCCTACCAGCCCGGCGACGACCTGCGCCGCCTGGACTGGCGCCTGGCTGCCCGCTCCGACCGTTACTACATCCGCGAATCGGAGGTGGAAGCCAGCCTCACGGTGCATCTGCTGCTGGATGCCACCGCCAGCATGAACCACCGCGACGACAACGGCCTGACCAAGCTGGACTACGCCCGGCTGGTGCTGGCCGCCCTGGCCTACCTGGCCCAGCAGCAGGGCGACGCCGTGGCCCTCACCATTCTGCACCCGGCCGGGCTGCAGCACATTCCGGCCCGCAACGATACCCGCCAGCTGGCGCGCATTTTTCACGCTCTGGAGCAAACCACCGCCCAGGGTCAGTTTCCCGAGCCCCCGGCCCTGGCATCTTTGGCCTCCACGCGCCGGCGCAGCCTGACCATCTGCGTCAGCGACTTATATGAGGCCGAAGGCGAAATCATGGACCTGCTGGTGCGTCTGCGGGCCGCTACCGGCGAGGTTTTGCTTTTGCACCTGCTGGCCCACAACGAGCAGCACTTTACTTTCCGCGGCTCCCTGACCATGGAAGACCTGGAAACCGGCCGCACCCTTCAGCTGGATGCCGACCAGCAGCGCGCCACCTGGCAGCAGAACCTAACCGCCTGGCTGCGCGACACGGCCTCTGATGCCCGCCGCCAGGGCTTCGATTATCACCTGCTGACGACCAACGAGCCGCTGACCCGGGCCATGCGCGAGTTTCTGCACCGCCGCCGGTTTTTGCTGCGCTAA
- a CDS encoding BatA domain-containing protein, with product MFKLLSPSALLALGALAVPLAIYLWNRRPGRTVQVGSLRWLEAGANRRLRRLSPEQLLLFLLRVAVLALLSLALAGPVWQRPAQPLRGPVLISPELLTSRGVEAVRPQIDSLRRQGHSLRLLQRGFPVVPAAAWLRPDSAYPASPKPQPVENLWARLQQATDSFSQGRLWAFTSARLRNFQGSRPALSRRLAWTAVPLDDSATWVQAAFRPSPTTLTLVLGRSAENRTTFRIITRLVSSQPIAVPGLGNWQYQASADRALLVSATDTIPVRTDAWRVWVQATPAYAEEARHVRAALRAASLGVAMPLQLIVSADAPPAAKPLDWVFWLTEAPLPAQLKARMATGLNIWQVAGGSGKPVAAHFAPVPEGPMVRVQRRGGAVASNRALTLWADATGQPLLTYTPVQKGGQYQLHTRFQAGWSELGETAELPALLLPLLYPKPALHPAHDFRTLPHSLLQRFKDIPPATQPVVKSPVALDLRVWWILAAGILWAIERLVASRQARVPVVNASAV from the coding sequence TTGTTTAAGCTGCTTTCTCCTTCCGCATTACTGGCTTTGGGTGCCCTGGCGGTACCTCTGGCCATTTATTTGTGGAACCGGAGGCCCGGCCGCACGGTGCAGGTAGGCAGTTTGCGGTGGCTGGAAGCCGGGGCTAACCGCCGGTTGCGCCGACTTAGTCCGGAACAGCTGCTGTTGTTTTTGCTGCGCGTAGCGGTGCTGGCCCTGCTGTCCCTGGCGCTGGCCGGCCCGGTTTGGCAACGCCCGGCCCAGCCGTTGCGGGGTCCCGTACTCATCAGCCCGGAGCTACTGACCTCTCGGGGCGTGGAGGCCGTGCGCCCGCAGATAGATTCGCTCCGCCGCCAAGGGCATTCGTTGCGGCTGCTGCAGCGCGGCTTTCCAGTAGTGCCCGCTGCCGCCTGGCTGCGGCCAGATTCGGCGTACCCGGCCAGCCCAAAACCGCAACCCGTAGAGAACCTGTGGGCACGTCTGCAGCAGGCCACCGATTCCTTTTCCCAGGGCCGCCTGTGGGCATTTACTTCCGCAAGGCTCCGGAATTTTCAGGGCAGCCGCCCTGCGCTGTCCCGGCGCCTGGCCTGGACCGCCGTTCCCCTGGATGACTCTGCCACCTGGGTGCAGGCGGCTTTTCGTCCCTCCCCTACTACCCTTACCCTGGTGTTGGGCCGCAGCGCGGAAAACCGCACCACCTTTCGCATCATCACGCGGCTGGTATCTTCCCAGCCCATCGCCGTGCCGGGTCTAGGCAACTGGCAGTATCAGGCTTCTGCCGACCGCGCCCTGCTGGTTTCCGCCACCGATACCATTCCCGTCCGGACGGACGCCTGGCGCGTGTGGGTGCAAGCAACCCCAGCCTACGCCGAAGAAGCCCGCCACGTGCGCGCCGCCCTGCGGGCCGCATCCTTGGGCGTAGCCATGCCCCTACAGCTAATAGTTTCCGCTGATGCGCCCCCCGCCGCCAAGCCGCTGGACTGGGTTTTCTGGCTAACGGAGGCGCCGCTGCCGGCCCAACTGAAAGCCCGCATGGCTACCGGTCTGAACATTTGGCAGGTAGCAGGCGGCTCGGGCAAGCCGGTCGCAGCGCATTTTGCTCCTGTTCCGGAAGGTCCGATGGTCCGTGTTCAGCGGCGGGGCGGGGCTGTAGCCTCCAACCGCGCACTTACCTTATGGGCTGATGCCACTGGGCAGCCGCTGCTTACTTATACCCCTGTCCAAAAAGGCGGACAGTATCAGTTGCACACCCGTTTTCAGGCCGGTTGGAGTGAGTTAGGGGAAACCGCAGAACTGCCGGCCCTGCTTTTGCCGCTGCTGTACCCCAAACCAGCGCTGCATCCCGCGCACGATTTCCGCACGCTGCCACATTCGCTTTTACAGCGCTTTAAAGATATTCCCCCAGCAACGCAACCCGTTGTGAAAAGCCCGGTTGCGCTGGATTTGCGGGTTTGGTGGATACTGGCGGCAGGGATTTTATGGGCTATTGAGCGGCTGGTAGCGTCCCGGCAGGCACGGGTACCGGTTGTTAATGCATCTGCCGTATGA